From Tripterygium wilfordii isolate XIE 37 chromosome 13, ASM1340144v1, whole genome shotgun sequence, the proteins below share one genomic window:
- the LOC120012487 gene encoding cation/H(+) antiporter 15-like has protein sequence MENESYRASNGTESTIVCYAPTMITTNGVWQGDNPLDYSLPLFILQLTLVVVTTRILVFVLKPFRQPRVISEILGGVLLGPSVLGRFDSFASTVFPLRSVMVLETMANVGLLYFLFLVGVEMDISVIRRTGKKAMAIALSGMILPFIIGAGFSVLMHKESQVMTQGTFILFLGVALSVTAFPVLARILAELKLVNTELGKIALSSALVNDICAWILLAIAIAMAENETTTLASLWVVLSSAGFVAFCVFVVRPAVSWMIRRTPEGETFSDFYICLILTGVMISGFVTDAIGTHSVFGAFVFGLVIPNGPLGVTLIEKLEDFVSGLLLPLFFAMSGLKTDVASIKGTSTWGTLFLVISLACAGKVIGTLIVAVLYQMTVREGITLGLLMNTKGLVEMIILNVGKDQKVLDDESFAIMVIVAVTMTGIIMPIVTAIYRPAKRFIPYKRRTIQRSKPDAELRALVCIHTPRNVPTIINLLEASHATRKSPICVYVLHLVELTGRASAMLIVHNMRKSGRPALNRTQAQSDHIINAFENYEQHSGCVSVQPLTAISPYSTMHEDICNLAEDKRVAFIIIPFHKQQTVDGGMEATNPAFRLVNQNVLANAPCSVGILVDRGLSGSTRLAANQVSHHLAVLFFGGPDDREALSYAWRMSEHPGISLTVMRFLPGEDAAEPAQQPSGDPTDPRILTVETENEREKLFDEEFINDFRMKNASDESICYVEKVVNNGEETVASIRSMDNVHDLFIVGRGQGMISPLTAGLTDWSECPELGAIGDLLASSDFAATVSVLVVQQYVGVGQQEMIGTPDSPGQLDEQYGTIQLMNRRSPAPRGQAVYSP, from the exons atggagAATGAATCATATAGAGCTTCAAACGGCACAGAAAGCACAATAGTGTGTTATGCACCTACCATGATTACAACAAACGGAGTATGGCAGGGTGATAATCCTTTAGAttactctcttcctctcttcattTTGCAATTGACTCTGGTTGTTGTTACAACTCGCATTCTTGTTTTCGTCCTCAAACCCTTTCGACAGCCTCGTGTCATCTCCGAGATCCTG GGTGGTGTGCTATTAGGTCCATCGGTGCTTGGGCGATTTGATTCTTTTGCAAGCACAGTGTTCCCCCTGAGAAGTGTAATGGTGCTTGAAACAATGGCCAATGTGGGTCTGCTTTATTTCCTCTTTCTGGTAGGAGTGGAGATGGACATTTCTGTAATCAGACGGACAGGTAAAAAGGCGATGGCAATTGCTCTTTCTGGCATGATCTTGCCTTTTATTATTGGTGCCGGCTTCTCTGTCCTAATGCACAAGGAATCCCAAGTCATGACACAAGGCACCTTCATTCTTTTCCTAGGTGTAGCTCTCTCCGTAACTGCATTCCCTGTGCTCGCACGGATCCTCGCAGAGCTCAAACTTGTCAACACAGAGCTAGGCAAAATTGCCCTGTCGTCAGCTCTTGTTAATGATATTTGTGCTTGGATTCTCTTGGCCATAGCCATCGCTATGGCTGAGAATGAAACCACTACCTTGGCTTCCCTCTGGGTGGTACTTTCTAGTGCAGGATTTGTTGCCTTCTGTGTTTTCGTTGTTAGACCGGCTGTGTCATGGATGATTCGGAGAACACCAGAGGGGGAAACCTTCAGTGATTTCTATATATGTCTCATTCTCACAGGGGTTATGATCTCAGGCTTTGTTACAGATGCTATTGGGACGCATTCTGTTTTCGGAGCTTTCGTGTTTGGTCTGGTAATTCCAAATGGACCTCTTGGAGTTACTCTCATAGAGAAACTAGAGGACTTTGTTTCAGGACTTCTGCTCCCTCTTTTCTTTGCCATGAGTGGGCTTAAAACTGATGTTGCCTCTATTAAGGGAACTTCCACATGGGGAACTCTATTTCTAGTCATATCTCTTGCTTGTGCTGGAAAGGTTATCGGCACTCTCATTGTTGCAGTCCTTTACCAGATGACAGTACGCGAAGGAATTACTCTTGGTTTGCTCATGAACACGAAGGGCCTTGTCGAGATGATTATCCTTAATGTGGGCAAAGATCAGAAG GTCCTAGACGATGAATCGTTTGCGATCATGGTGATTGTAGCCGTGACTATGACTGGCATTATCATGCCAATTGTAACTGCAATTTACAGGCCAGCAAAGAGATTCATACCCTACAAACGACGAACGATTCAGAGGTCTAAGCCAGATGCAGAGTTAAGAGCGTTGGTATGCATCCACACCCCACGAAATGTCCCAACAATTATCAATCTGCTCGAAGCCTCCCACGCGACTAGAAAATCTCCCATATGTGTGTATGTCCTTCACTTAGTTGAACTTACTGGCAGGGCATCTGCCATGCTTATAGTCCACAACATGCGAAAATCTGGACGTCCAGCTCTCAATCGAACACAGGCTCAGTCTGACCATATAATCAATGCTTTTGAGAATTACGAGCAGCACTCAGGCTGTGTTTCTGTTCAGCCACTCACAGCAATTTCTCCATACTCCACCATGCACGAAGATATCTGTAACTTAGCAGAGGACAAAAGAGTTGCCTTCATCATCATCCCTTTCCACAAACAACAAACAGTTGACGGTGGTATGGAAGCCACAAATCCAGCATTTCGATTGGTGAACCAGAATGTATTAGCAAATGCACCTTGCTCGGTTGGGATCCTTGTGGACAGAGGTCTAAGTGGGTCTACTCGCTTGGCTGCAAATCAGGTATCTCACCATCTAGCAGTACTGTTCTTTGGTGGACCAGATGACCGGGAGGCATTATCATATGCGTGGAGAATGTCTGAGCATCCAGGGATCAGCTTGACCGTGATGCGATTCCTTCCAGGAGAAGATGCAGCTGAGCCAGCACAACAACCAAGTGGCGACCCTACTGATCCCAGAATATTAACAGTGGAaacagaaaatgagagagagaagcTGTTCGATGAGGAGTTCATTAACGATTTTAGAATGAAAAATGCAAGCGACGAGTCAATTTGTTACGTTGAGAAAGTGGTAAACAATGGTGAGGAAACAGTGGCGTCAATAAGATCAATGGACAATGTCCATGACTTATTCATAGTAGGGAGAGGGCAAGGGATGATATCACCGCTCACAGCTGGCCTCACAGACTGGAGTGAGTGCCCAGAGCTTGGCGCAATTGGTGATCTGCTAGCATCGTCAGACTTTGCTGCAACAGTTTCAGTGCTAGTAGTGCAACAGTATGTTGGGGTAGGGCAACAAGAGATGATAGGAACACCTGACAGTCCAGGTCAGCTAGATGAGCAATATGGTACCATACAGCTGATGAACAGGCGTTCACCAGCACCAAGGGGTCAAGCTGTGTATAGCCCATAA